One segment of Massilia sp. Se16.2.3 DNA contains the following:
- a CDS encoding tetratricopeptide repeat protein: MMRSKKTRRVGRTGVLLAIVLTAVAGMCVAGEREKLEAQCAGGSPEACYKAGTYFEYRLNEAATALPYYRRACDATYALACTNLGSLYGRGMGTPVDNPKAATLYRKACEGGDMMACTNLADFLLRGVGVPANSAAGLALYRRSCEAGDMVACRDLGIRYVFGQNVSADPVLGATWLRKACNGNSAQACGDLAYLYHNGIGVRRDVVTAQRLFKSSCTGGYKQACQAVR, translated from the coding sequence ATGATGAGATCGAAGAAAACGAGGCGTGTAGGCCGAACTGGCGTATTGCTAGCGATCGTTCTGACAGCCGTGGCCGGTATGTGCGTGGCGGGCGAGCGCGAAAAGCTCGAGGCCCAATGTGCCGGAGGATCTCCTGAGGCCTGTTATAAAGCCGGAACGTATTTTGAGTATAGGTTGAACGAGGCCGCTACCGCGCTTCCTTACTACCGGAGAGCATGCGATGCCACCTATGCCCTCGCGTGCACCAATCTCGGTTCGCTCTACGGCCGCGGTATGGGAACCCCGGTAGATAACCCGAAAGCCGCGACCTTGTATCGCAAGGCATGTGAGGGCGGGGATATGATGGCCTGCACGAACCTTGCAGACTTTCTGCTTAGAGGTGTCGGCGTCCCAGCAAATAGTGCAGCCGGACTCGCGCTATATCGCAGGAGCTGCGAGGCCGGGGATATGGTCGCCTGCCGGGACCTCGGCATCAGGTATGTGTTTGGACAGAATGTCAGCGCGGACCCTGTGCTGGGCGCCACATGGCTCAGAAAGGCTTGCAATGGAAACTCGGCGCAAGCATGCGGCGACCTCGCATACCTGTATCACAATGGAATTGGCGTACGCAGGGACGTGGTTACTGCGCAGCGTCTTTTCAAGAGCTCGTGCACTGGAGGATACAAACAAGCTTGTCAGGCGGTTCGCTAG